The Mycobacterium haemophilum DSM 44634 sequence ACGCTGAGCTTAGCCCTTAGGGCGCAACCTCTCCCGATGTGGCGGTAATTGCAAGCCTCTCTCGTTGCGCACTTCATCGCATCGCGTGAAAAGGCTCTGGCAAAGCGAGCGCCCGACATGAGGTATCAATCGACACTTTGGCTCGAGCCGCATGTGAGCCACGAGCTCCTGCGGCGGCACGTCGGACGCTTGCGGCCAATACAAGTTCGCGTCCTCGAAGGTCGACGCTCCGAATACCACCGTGTCAATTTCGGCCCATATGCAAGCTGAAATGCACATTGGGCAGGGCTCGCAGGTGCTGTACAACGTACAGCCACGCAGGGAGAGCCGTTGAAGTCCTCGCGCCGCGTCGCGGATGGCGTTGATTTCCGCATGATTGGTCGGGTCGCACATTTGCATGACGGTGTCATAGGCCTGCGCCACCAGGGCCGCGCTTTGTTCGTCGTAAATTGCGGAGCCGAAGGGCGAGGGGAAGTGAGTGTCGAAGGATGATGCGGTGAACGCTACGAGCGCCTTCATTCGTGTGCGGTGTTGACCGGTGCTAGCCATTTGCCACTCCTTGCGTACCGCCCGTACCTTCGCCCGCGAGCGCACCCACCCATGCACGAGGAGTCGCCCTAACAGCGGCTAGCTACCGGGCCGACCCGCCTGGGCCAGTTTCGGGAGTCCTGGGCCTTCATAGACCACGGGCGGCGATCGCCGCTAGTGCGGTATCGCCA is a genomic window containing:
- a CDS encoding nucleoside deaminase, whose amino-acid sequence is MASTGQHRTRMKALVAFTASSFDTHFPSPFGSAIYDEQSAALVAQAYDTVMQMCDPTNHAEINAIRDAARGLQRLSLRGCTLYSTCEPCPMCISACIWAEIDTVVFGASTFEDANLYWPQASDVPPQELVAHMRLEPKCRLIPHVGRSLCQSLFTRCDEVRNERGLQLPPHRERLRPKG